A region of the Roseiflexus sp. RS-1 genome:
TGAAGATGCGCACCAGCAGGATAACCAGCAACGGCAGGAGGATAAGGACGGTAAGGACAGTGACGATAATGATCAGTTGGGTCGATGTGAACTCCATAGGTTCGCTTGCTCAGGGCAACGCCTCGACGCCGCGCGGCGGCGCCGGGGTATCATCAGGCAGCGCCTGTTCATCGTTCGACGATACTGCACCGTTGTGCAACGTTTCAGCATCACGCGCTCCGTTGAGCGCGACGGTTTCGCCCGGTGATACAGAATCGATATGCGCCTGATGGCGTTTCTCTTCCGCCATACGTTGCAGCAGGATCACACGCAGGCGGGCAAGTTCTTCTGCGATGGACGCCACCTGGCGGCTCAGGTCATCGATCCGCGCCATATCGGCGGCAAATGGCGAGTCGTCGGTCACGACGCGCGCCGGTTGCGCAGGCGGTTCGATGCGCGCGCCGCGCGCGACCGTTTCACCACCGGCAATCGTTGGCGCTGGCGGCGGCGTTGCGGCCTGCCGCGCTTCCGCGACTTCGGCAATACGCGCGCGGCGCGCGCCGATGGGACCCGGATCGACATCGAACTCCGGCAGGACGGCGCTTGCCGGTTCCTGAACGGGCGGTGCAGATACAGGAGCGTTCACTTCGGGCGCAGGCGGCGCAATCGATGGCGTGTCGGTGGATTGCGCGGTAGTATCAGGGAGTTCGATTTTAGACACAGCGGCGGCATCCTGCGCCGATTGCTCGACCAGCTTGCCAGCGTCCGCCAGATCTGAGCGTACACTTTGCAGATCCTGCCGCACACTTTCGACTTCGCGGGTCAACTCAGCGCGGATCGCCTGCAACTCACTCTCGAGTTCCGCCCGCGCGCGCAGTACAAGCGCCGCATCCGGCGAGCGCTGGATCCAGTCGCGCACCCGTACCACGAATAGACCGGCTTGACGTGCAAACTCAGGCAGGCGCTCCGGTCCAAAGACCAGCAGCATGATCACCAGGATCAGCAGGATTTCGCCAGGACCAACTCCTAAAAGTTCCATCGTCTGCTTCCCTGCGCCACGCGCAGCCCGGTACGCACAACAACGCCACAGCAGACCGCACAACGCCAGACTGGATCATCGGACTGGAGAATGGAGCGGCCCGCTGTGGCGATATTCGACATAAGCACGCTCAGGCCGCCTGCAACTTCTGCTCGATATAGTTCAGCGCGTCCTGCACCGTCATGATCTTCTCGGCATCCTCATCGGGGATTTCGACGCCAAACGCCTCTTCGAGTTCCATGATCATCTCGACCAGATCAAGCGAATCGGCGTTGAGGTCTTCGGTAAATCGCGCCTCTGGCACGATCTTGCTTTCATCGACTCCGAGTTGTTCTGCGACGATTTTTTTGAGCCGAGACTCCATTTCGGGCGAGGGCATGCATGTTCTCCTTTCAACAGCCATGATGAGCGAATGATGTGATGAATACGAGCCTATCCTTTGCGCCGCTCGCGATAGCGACTGACGACCGTGCCGAGGACGCCGTTGACAAACCGGCTCGAATTATCGCTGCCGTACTGCTTGGCCAGCTCCACCGCCTCGTTAATGATCGCCTTCAGCGGCGTTTTTTCCTCCTCATCGATCAGCGCCTCAAAGAGCGCAATTCGCAAAATAGCTTTATCGACGCCGGGCATCTGACTGACGGGCCAGTTCGGCGCAGTTTCTTCGATAATACGGTCCAGATATGACGCATGCTCCCAGGCGCCAAAGACCAGGCGCCGCAAAAAACGCTCCCCCTCCGGCGGAAGGCGCTCCTCTTCAAGGCGACGCGCCACGACCTGATCCGGCGAATGATCGGTCGCATCCAGTTCAAACAAAATCTGTAGCGCGATTGCGCGCACCCGGCGACGTAAACTAGCCATGGTCGCGTGTCTTTTCTACCGCAGCAACATCCACAATCGAAATGTTGACCGCAGCAACGTCCACACCGGCCAGTTCCCGCAGCGCAGCGGCAACTGCAGCCTGCGCAGTCGCCGCGACCTCTGCCAGACGCTTCCCCGCAGCGGCAACCACTGTGCACTCAACCGTCACTCCTGCTGCGCCAAAAGCAATCGCCGCACCTGGACCGGCGGTGATCGTCGGTCCTTCCCGGACAGTCGGCGTACCTGCCAGTCGGACGATGCCCGGCGTTTCGCGGAGAGCGGCGCGCGCCAGCGCGAGCAGGACGGGCGCAGCGACCGTCACTTGTCCCGACGGTTGCGACACGATGCGTATTTCCTCCCCGTGCATGCGCTTCGACGCGGTATTCTACCGTCTTTCAGGTTCACCGTCAAGCACAATGCTAGTTCATGACCATACCGCCATCGACGGTCAGCGTTTGACCGGTGATGTATGCGGCCGCGTCGGATGCCAGGAAGCAGACCAGATTGGCTACGTCCTGCGGCGTACCGAGGCGCCCCAGTGGAATGGCTTCGAGAATGGCGGCGCGTACCTGTTCGCCGAGCCCGGCGGTCAACTCGGTTTCGATATAGCCAGGCGCCACTGCGTTGACCGTAATGCCGCGCGACGCCATTTCGCGTGCAACCGCGCGGGTGAAGCCGATGATCCCGGCTTTTGCGGCGGCGTAGTTGCTCTGCCCCGCATTGCCGATCAGTCCCACTACCGACGTGATGTTGATGATGCGCCCGCTGCGCGCCCTGGTCATTGGTCGCAGCGCGGCCTTCGTGCAGAGATAGACGCCGCGCAGGTTGGTGTCGATAACGGTGTCGAAATCGTCTTCTTTCATGCGCAGCAGCAGTGTGTCACGGGTGATGCCAGCATTGTTGACCAGAATATCGACCGTGCCATACTGATCGAGCACCGTCTTGAACAATCGCTCGACATCGGCGGATACGCTCACATCCGCCTGAATGCTGATCGCTGCGCCATCGGCGGCGGTAATCGCAGCGACGGTTTCGTCGGCTGCGGCGGCGTTGCGCTGATAGTTGACGACGACCGTTGCACCGGCGGCGGCCAGGGTCATCGCAATCGCTCGCCCGATCCCGCGCGATCCGCCGGTGACCACCGCGATCCTGTCTTTGAGAGAAATCTGCATCGAACTGCTCCGAATCAGTCGGTCACTTTTCGGCGATCTGATACAACGTTGCGCCGTCGATCAGCACAACAGGGCGATCCTTTGCCGCTTTGATCGCGCCGGGTGTAAACTCGGTCGAGGTGATAACCACCCCTTTGGAGCACCCTTCGCGCTTCATCTCCTGGATCAGGCTTTCGACGGCTCCAGGCGCCACTTTATCGGCGACCGACAGGCGCAAATGCCAGGGTTCTTCTTTATATTCCATCCAGATATCAAGATATTTGTCTTTGTGCAGGAAGCGGTAATCTTTGAAGGTAAACCCCTGCTTTTTGAACAGATTGTTGACGTAGTAGCCGAGTTGGGGCAATGATAGCCCGCGAATATCGTCCGGCTCACGAATCGCGCCCGGTCGTTCGAGGGCGCCGCCACGCTGCTTGATCTCTTCACGCAGTGCACGGTTGCGCTCTTCAATGCGCCCGGCTGTGCTGGCGCCGAAGGTGCAGAAGACGATCAGCGAAAAACCGAAGAAGCCGCTGAGCACCATCCAGGCGTCCCACGGCGGCGTTCCCGGTTCGACCATGCCTGCCCCATTGACGCCAAACTGGGTCTGGAAAATAAAGAACCAGAGGGTTGCGGCTGCCACCAGCGACGCCAGCGCACCGGTCAGGAACCCATGCAGTGCATAATGACCGGGAACATTCCGCGCCAGCAGCAACCCGACGCCAACCGGGACGATGCCTGCCAGGAATCCGGCAAACCCGCCCACGGTGAGTGATAACGGCATCAGTATGCCGCCAGCGATCCCGTACAGCAGCACCATGATCCAGCGGATCTCGCGCAGCCCGGCGCTCAGTTCGCCGAAAAACCGCGTGATGGGACTCGCCCGGCGTTCTTCAGGAGACGATGGTTGTGGCTGATCGGACACGTCTATGCTCATCTGTTCCGTCTCTTTCAATGTCCCTGCCCCAGCAATTCGTCAACCGCTTCGCGCAGTTTCCCAATGTCGGCAAACGAACGATAGACCGAGGCGAAACGAATATAGGCAACATCATCGATGGCGCGCAACCGGCGCATGACCATATCACCGATCAGCGATGACGGCACTTCCGGCTCGTCGCGCGCCATGAGTTCGGCTTCGATGTCGTTCGCCAGCGCTTCGAGCGCCTGTGCCGGAACGGGGCGACGGTAGCATGCGGTGCGCACGCCGCGCATCAACTTTTCACGGTCGTATGGCTCGCGCTCGCCATTCTTTTTGACGACCGTAATGCTGACCATCTCGACACGCTCGTAGGTGGTGAAACGCCGCCCGCACGCTTCACACTTGCGCCGTCGGCGGATCGTTTCGCCATTGTGGAGTTTGCGTGTGTCGATGACGTCGCTGTCGGGATGCTGACAGTAGGGGCACCGCATCGGTCTTGAACCCTGGTTGCGCTCTGTTCCTTTCCTTCGACGAGGCATTATAGCATACAACCGGCGCACGGCGCAGCGGAAGGAAACCGCCGTGGCACGTGAGCGCTGCTTGTCAGTGGTGGTGAATTGAGTAGACGGACGATGGTCGGAAGACCGTAGAGCGCAAACGGCGCGGTCACACCCATCTTCCTGGACGACGTGGTACAATCCGGTATGGAAACATGCCCATTATGTGTGCCCGGAGGAGTTGACGTGTCACGATTGCCGGATCTGGATAAGCAGCAGATTCGCGAACGCGCCGGAGCGCAATCCTGGACACGCGGGCTGGCGTACTTTGCGCAGGGAGCAGTCCGCCAGGTCGTCTGGCGGGAGGGAGTCCTTACCGCTCAGGTCGTCGGTTCTCACCACGAACTGTACCGTGTGACTGTTCGCTTTGACGCGCAGGGCGCCATCATCAACGCCGAATGCACCTGCCCGTATGACTGGGGCGGCGATTGCAAGCACATTGTGGCGACTCTGCTGTACCTGCTCAACCGACCCGAGCAGGTGGAACAGCGACCAGATCTGACCAGCCTGCTTGCCCCGTTGGACGCCGAACAACTGACCAGACTCGTGGTGCAACTGGTTGCCGTGCATCCCGACCTGATCGACGATGTTGAGGAATTGCTGGCGACGCTCGCAACCCCGTCCACGAGCGCCACTGTGTCTCTGCCGGTCGATCTGGCAGTGCTGCAACGTCGGATCAGAGCCGATATGCGTCGCCTGCTCAGAGACTACGATACCGGTGACTACTATGAGGATGTCATCGATCTGGGAGAGGCGTTGATGCCCGCAATCGAGGTCGTCGGCGATCTTTTGAGCGCCGATGATGCACGTGGCGCCCTTGCCGTTCTGGAGGCGGGAACGATTGCCTGGCTGGATGGATGCCAGTGGATCGACCACGACTCCATGGGTGACGTGATTGGGTTCGCCAGCGATACGCTGGCGACGTGGGGCGAGCTATGGGCTGAAGCGCTGCTCCGCGCCGACCTTGAGCCGCAGGAAAGCCAGCGCTGGGCAAGAACGTTGCAGACGTGGAATGATGCTCTGGGGGGCGGATATGCGCTGCTGATCGCTGCTACGGCCGCTGAACAGGGCTGGCGCTATCCGCCTCTCGTCGCGGCAATGCAGGGTCACCCTGGCGAGCACGGCATCTGGGAAGGAGATCGCCCCAGGTTCGCCGACAAACTCGTGACCATTCGCCTGCGTATCCTGCAAGCGCGCGGCCGCTATGAAGAGTATCTCAACCTGGCGCGGGCTGAGCGGCGATTCCTCGATTATCTGAAGATGCTCGTGACCCTGGGCAGACGTGAAGCAGCTGCGGCGGAAGCGCGCACGTACCTGACCGATCTCGGCGACATTCTTGCCATCGCGCAAACCCTGATCGACCACGGTGACGTCGAAAAGGCGCTCGATCTGGCAACCCATGGACTGACCCTGAATGCGCCGCACCGCCAGAGAGAAGGTCTCGCCCGGTGGTTGCGTGATGAAGCAGCCCGCCATGGACGCCGTGATCTTGCGCTTCACGCTGGCTGGATCGCACTTGGCGCGTATCCCCTGGCAGAGCATTATCGCTGGTTACGAACATGGTTGCACGACGAGTGGGATCGTCATCGTGAGCAGGCGCTGCAAACGGTCGAACTGGCATCCGCCAATATTAATAATATTGATGAGCAGGTGGAGATCTACCTTATGGAGCAGATGTTCGATAAGGCGATGGCGCTGGTTGAGAAAAATCCGTGGTCGAGCAAACTGGGTCAGGTCATCGATGCTGTCAGGGCGACCCATCCTCGTTGGGCGTTTGAACAGTGCTATCGCCAGGCGGCTGCGATCATGGACAGGGGGCTTGCCTCAGCGTATATCAACGCCATTACGTGGCTGCGGCAAGGACGGGACATCCTCCTCGTAAGCGGTCAGCACGATGTCTGGAATACCGTCTTGAACGATCTGATCCAGAAACACTACAAGAAATACAAATTGCGTCCTATGCTGGAGCAGTTGAGACGGTAACGTTGGAACGCACATTCCAACGCGCTATTATGGTCTTTGAATACATAGTCCGCTCTCTCCCGTGCAGGCGGGCTTTGTCCTGCATAGTCGAGGGCTTCTCGTAGCCGATAGCCGATGGTCGATAGCCGATGGTCGATAGTCGATAGCCGATAGCCGACAACCGAATGGTTAACAGGGTCACCGTTGGAGTTCGCGTGGCGCGCAGGCGGGCTTCGCATTCCATAGCCGAGGGCTTTAGCCCGACGGCTGGCGCGGGATAGCGGATTTATTTCTCAATCTCCATTTTAGTGGCGCCGTCACCGTCAAACTGTCAACCGATGGTGCATCAACTACGAAGAAACCGGTTGTCGGGAGGGCGCGCACCCCACGACATGTCCGACGTTCAACCTTGCAGATACCGCACCCAGCACAGCAGCAGGTACGCGGCTGCGGTGTTGCGGGCGATGCCGGAAGGTTGTTCACCTGCGCCGCCGTAGAGACGAAGGGTGCTGACGATCACCCGTCCATCGCCCCACGTCAGTTCAGCAGCATAATCGTGAACCGCCGCCGTCCGGGTGTCGATCCGGCGCAGGATCGGGCGGCTCAACCCGCCGAGCGGTTGCGTATCGAGCGCATGGTCGGTTGCGCACCCAAAGAACTGCAATCCGGCCCATCCATCGTGTGGGAAGTCGCCCCACGCCGGATGCGGCTCACAGAGTCGCAACGCTTCGCGCCAGAACGGCATCGCCGCCGTTGCAACCGGTCCTGGAGGACCGTCGCCGTCCTGGATCAGCACAACACGCCCTCCGGATCGGGTATACGCCGATAATGCGCGCGTCCAGGCGCTGGCGACAACAACAAATGTCGATCCGCGCAGATTGATGCGCGCTCCCGCGTCACCCCGCAGATCGCCATGCAGGACTTCCACTGCCTGCGGCGCAAGACGCGCCAGGTCGCGCAGCCGTCCTATCGGATCGTAGAGTGCGACATGCTGCACGGATGCCCAGAAATCGGCGGGGAAGAACCAGAGTGACCACGCATTTTCTGTCTGTTGGGCGCCGACGCTCAGCGTTACCTGCAAGGTTGCACGCAGTGGCGCGCTCACGTCGGGCGCAGTGAACTCCGCCACGCCGATTTCGCGCACCTCTCCCGGCATCAGGTCGCGGTCGGTCGTTACTTCACCGGACGCGAACGGCGGTCTGTCGTCGAAGGCAATGCTCCAGACCGCGCGCGCCGGCCCGCTCTCCGCGCCGTAGTGCGACGCGATCAGATGTGGACGGACGAGCGCGCCGGCGGTGTAACTCCAGACATCCCACCACGCCACGCGATCGCCGCCGCGCACCCAATCGCGCCGCCGATCCCACCCGATGAGCGCCACCAGGTCGCCGTTGAAGCGTCGAAATTCGGTGGGATCGTATTTGAGCGCTCCGGTTGCGTCCCACATACCGGCGCTGGAGATCGGCGTATCCGCTTCACCGGTGATGACATAGCCGGAAATTTCGCGGTAGGCGCGTGTCAGTTCGACCGTCCACTTGCGGTGAAGCAGTCCATGGGCGTAGGAAATGGCTTCGAGTTCGGCGCTGCGCTCCCACAATCCCTGGGCGCGCAGCCGTTCCTCAAGGAAGGGCGCTTCGTTCATCCAGCGTGCACCGGTCGGGTTGATCGTCTCATCGGCGCTCAACCACCAGGGACGCGAACCATCAACGTTGCGGTAGCGCCGCAGATCACGAAAGGTGTCATAGTCGCAGTATTCGCCGAACAGCCAGGGGTGCGCCCCGCGCCAGCGCGGTGTAAAAGCGTCGAGAAGACCGCGAAAGAAGTGCAGGTCGGCATAGAAATGGTAATCGTAGTACTGAGCAAACTCGTTGAGCAAGCCGCCATACGCCTCGCCTGAACCGCT
Encoded here:
- a CDS encoding twin-arginine translocase TatA/TatE family subunit yields the protein MELLGVGPGEILLILVIMLLVFGPERLPEFARQAGLFVVRVRDWIQRSPDAALVLRARAELESELQAIRAELTREVESVRQDLQSVRSDLADAGKLVEQSAQDAAAVSKIELPDTTAQSTDTPSIAPPAPEVNAPVSAPPVQEPASAVLPEFDVDPGPIGARRARIAEVAEARQAATPPPAPTIAGGETVARGARIEPPAQPARVVTDDSPFAADMARIDDLSRQVASIAEELARLRVILLQRMAEEKRHQAHIDSVSPGETVALNGARDAETLHNGAVSSNDEQALPDDTPAPPRGVEALP
- the acpP gene encoding acyl carrier protein; its protein translation is MPSPEMESRLKKIVAEQLGVDESKIVPEARFTEDLNADSLDLVEMIMELEEAFGVEIPDEDAEKIMTVQDALNYIEQKLQAA
- the nusB gene encoding transcription antitermination factor NusB — protein: MASLRRRVRAIALQILFELDATDHSPDQVVARRLEEERLPPEGERFLRRLVFGAWEHASYLDRIIEETAPNWPVSQMPGVDKAILRIALFEALIDEEEKTPLKAIINEAVELAKQYGSDNSSRFVNGVLGTVVSRYRERRKG
- a CDS encoding Asp23/Gls24 family envelope stress response protein; this encodes MSQPSGQVTVAAPVLLALARAALRETPGIVRLAGTPTVREGPTITAGPGAAIAFGAAGVTVECTVVAAAGKRLAEVAATAQAAVAAALRELAGVDVAAVNISIVDVAAVEKTRDHG
- the fabG gene encoding 3-oxoacyl-[acyl-carrier-protein] reductase; protein product: MSLKDRIAVVTGGSRGIGRAIAMTLAAAGATVVVNYQRNAAAADETVAAITAADGAAISIQADVSVSADVERLFKTVLDQYGTVDILVNNAGITRDTLLLRMKEDDFDTVIDTNLRGVYLCTKAALRPMTRARSGRIINITSVVGLIGNAGQSNYAAAKAGIIGFTRAVAREMASRGITVNAVAPGYIETELTAGLGEQVRAAILEAIPLGRLGTPQDVANLVCFLASDAAAYITGQTLTVDGGMVMN
- a CDS encoding restriction endonuclease yields the protein MSIDVSDQPQPSSPEERRASPITRFFGELSAGLREIRWIMVLLYGIAGGILMPLSLTVGGFAGFLAGIVPVGVGLLLARNVPGHYALHGFLTGALASLVAAATLWFFIFQTQFGVNGAGMVEPGTPPWDAWMVLSGFFGFSLIVFCTFGASTAGRIEERNRALREEIKQRGGALERPGAIREPDDIRGLSLPQLGYYVNNLFKKQGFTFKDYRFLHKDKYLDIWMEYKEEPWHLRLSVADKVAPGAVESLIQEMKREGCSKGVVITSTEFTPGAIKAAKDRPVVLIDGATLYQIAEK
- the nrdR gene encoding transcriptional regulator NrdR is translated as MRCPYCQHPDSDVIDTRKLHNGETIRRRRKCEACGRRFTTYERVEMVSITVVKKNGEREPYDREKLMRGVRTACYRRPVPAQALEALANDIEAELMARDEPEVPSSLIGDMVMRRLRAIDDVAYIRFASVYRSFADIGKLREAVDELLGQGH
- a CDS encoding SWIM zinc finger family protein → MSRLPDLDKQQIRERAGAQSWTRGLAYFAQGAVRQVVWREGVLTAQVVGSHHELYRVTVRFDAQGAIINAECTCPYDWGGDCKHIVATLLYLLNRPEQVEQRPDLTSLLAPLDAEQLTRLVVQLVAVHPDLIDDVEELLATLATPSTSATVSLPVDLAVLQRRIRADMRRLLRDYDTGDYYEDVIDLGEALMPAIEVVGDLLSADDARGALAVLEAGTIAWLDGCQWIDHDSMGDVIGFASDTLATWGELWAEALLRADLEPQESQRWARTLQTWNDALGGGYALLIAATAAEQGWRYPPLVAAMQGHPGEHGIWEGDRPRFADKLVTIRLRILQARGRYEEYLNLARAERRFLDYLKMLVTLGRREAAAAEARTYLTDLGDILAIAQTLIDHGDVEKALDLATHGLTLNAPHRQREGLARWLRDEAARHGRRDLALHAGWIALGAYPLAEHYRWLRTWLHDEWDRHREQALQTVELASANINNIDEQVEIYLMEQMFDKAMALVEKNPWSSKLGQVIDAVRATHPRWAFEQCYRQAAAIMDRGLASAYINAITWLRQGRDILLVSGQHDVWNTVLNDLIQKHYKKYKLRPMLEQLRR
- a CDS encoding glycoside hydrolase produces the protein MLSYHMPLPGPWEFRFDDQSDWTPITVPGCWEDAGFPKDRAGPAWYRTTFVLPQELAGRRLFLRFGAVSYHCEAFIARDSGEMRSIGTHTGMWDTFDLALGDAAAAGECVTLLVRVEKPASLTGGPESPSQPGRFPLRETLAGFLPYVWGHSHGGIWQEVALVAAGGTRFLDAWVRGSADGYVFVEAELDGPARVMLELYRPDGGFILSAEEDAVREDTPTGERYMLRMNGPIPDPRPWSPADPALYRAVLRAGHDDRVELRFGLRSFEADGTMLRLNDKPIYPRMILSWGWRWETFAPNPGVERVRVDFERLKRLGYNGIKCCLWFPPQYYFDLADEMGMLVWVELPMWLPRVTDHFRQQVYVEYERLIRQARRHPSVVIYSLGCELGKDVGADILGSLYAMTRSMCGEALVRDNSGSGEAYGGLLNEFAQYYDYHFYADLHFFRGLLDAFTPRWRGAHPWLFGEYCDYDTFRDLRRYRNVDGSRPWWLSADETINPTGARWMNEAPFLEERLRAQGLWERSAELEAISYAHGLLHRKWTVELTRAYREISGYVITGEADTPISSAGMWDATGALKYDPTEFRRFNGDLVALIGWDRRRDWVRGGDRVAWWDVWSYTAGALVRPHLIASHYGAESGPARAVWSIAFDDRPPFASGEVTTDRDLMPGEVREIGVAEFTAPDVSAPLRATLQVTLSVGAQQTENAWSLWFFPADFWASVQHVALYDPIGRLRDLARLAPQAVEVLHGDLRGDAGARINLRGSTFVVVASAWTRALSAYTRSGGRVVLIQDGDGPPGPVATAAMPFWREALRLCEPHPAWGDFPHDGWAGLQFFGCATDHALDTQPLGGLSRPILRRIDTRTAAVHDYAAELTWGDGRVIVSTLRLYGGAGEQPSGIARNTAAAYLLLCWVRYLQG